A stretch of Gemmatimonas aurantiaca T-27 DNA encodes these proteins:
- the polA gene encoding DNA polymerase I has translation MADVTRPTAPRLFLIDGYALIYRAFFALLQRPLSTSRGENTSIAWGIASFLKRLLNTHQPELLAWVHDSGATFRDELYPDYKATREKLTDDLQADFDQGLQRVLQLLAAYDIPVLSAPGFEADDVIGTMAARGVEAGYNVVVVSGDKDFQQLVRPGVWLLNPGRGGPASVDESWVGVENGSDRLGVPPERVIDYLAIVGDTSDNVPGVKGIGEKGAIELITQYGPLENILANVENITKKRPREALQQYADSARLSKQLVTIHCDVPVPFESEKLTVGQPNTDALRALYLELEFTSLLKDVGGAVPVATSSGTGATSTAADVAPALPVPGRPAAPAVTLGESGVPVLADARYVTVDTVEALATLLTRVREVPYIAIDTETVIEPGAPFDVDALRSRLVGLSIAVAPGEAYYLPFAHRRDDGSGNLALLAGDTGTGIVGRRINAGAPEPVNLPPFDSDACAPLRAMLEDPSVTKIAQNAKYDLLVLRSSGVRVAGVGFDTMLASYVLDPGRRSHGLDLLALEQLGHTMTAYDTLVGKGKTQLPFDVAPVDTARDYSCEDVDITMRLRAKLEPMLAEHALLSLFQEIEVPLVSVLAEMEWEGIAIDLDWFASLKARFAAERGRVEQAIYAEAGEEFNINSNPKLRAILFEKLGLPVKKKTATGPSTDASVLQELAEEGHVLPTLLMEYREIFKLEGTYIDALPRLVHPRDRRLHTSYSQTVSATGRLSSHDPNLQNIPIRRELGRDIRRGFVPREGWRLLSADYSQIELRVLAHLSADPAFVSAFKAGGDIHRQTAAIIFGVPLEDVTSEMRARAKTINFATIYGQGAHALSRQLRITNAEAKAFIETYFERFAGVRGFLDQCVVDARARGYVETLFKRRRYIPELKERNFNIRAFGERVAQNAPIQGSAADLIKIAMINVRNAIDAEGLASRMLLQVHDELVFELPVEEADTLSALVKREMEGAAVLNVPLLVEMGLGTDWVSAKA, from the coding sequence ATGGCTGATGTCACCCGCCCCACGGCGCCGCGACTCTTTCTGATCGACGGCTATGCGCTGATTTACCGCGCATTTTTTGCCCTGCTGCAACGGCCGCTCTCCACGAGCCGCGGTGAGAACACCTCCATCGCCTGGGGCATCGCGAGTTTTCTCAAGCGTCTGCTGAACACACACCAGCCCGAATTGCTGGCGTGGGTGCATGACTCGGGCGCCACGTTTCGCGATGAACTGTATCCCGACTACAAGGCGACACGTGAGAAGCTGACCGACGACCTGCAGGCCGATTTTGATCAAGGGCTGCAGCGTGTGCTGCAACTGCTCGCTGCCTACGACATTCCGGTGCTGAGCGCGCCGGGCTTCGAAGCCGATGACGTGATCGGTACGATGGCGGCACGAGGTGTGGAGGCCGGTTACAACGTGGTGGTGGTGTCCGGCGACAAGGACTTCCAGCAGCTCGTGCGCCCCGGTGTGTGGCTGCTCAATCCTGGTCGTGGTGGCCCCGCCAGCGTGGACGAAAGCTGGGTGGGCGTGGAGAACGGCAGCGACCGCCTCGGCGTGCCCCCCGAACGCGTGATCGACTATCTCGCGATCGTGGGCGATACCTCCGACAACGTGCCGGGTGTGAAGGGCATCGGTGAGAAGGGGGCGATCGAGCTGATCACGCAGTATGGGCCACTCGAAAACATCCTGGCCAACGTCGAGAACATCACCAAGAAGCGTCCGCGTGAGGCCCTGCAGCAATACGCCGATTCGGCGCGTCTGTCGAAGCAGTTGGTGACCATTCACTGCGACGTACCGGTACCGTTCGAATCGGAGAAGCTGACGGTTGGCCAGCCCAATACCGACGCGCTGCGTGCGCTGTATCTCGAGCTCGAGTTCACGTCACTGCTCAAGGATGTCGGTGGTGCGGTCCCAGTAGCCACCTCTTCCGGCACCGGCGCCACGTCGACCGCCGCTGATGTGGCGCCCGCATTGCCCGTGCCCGGACGTCCGGCCGCACCAGCGGTGACGCTGGGTGAAAGTGGTGTTCCCGTGCTGGCCGATGCGCGCTATGTCACGGTCGACACGGTGGAGGCCCTCGCCACGTTGCTCACGCGGGTGCGCGAAGTGCCTTACATCGCGATCGACACCGAAACGGTGATCGAACCCGGCGCGCCGTTCGACGTGGATGCCTTGCGTTCCCGTCTGGTCGGTCTCTCCATTGCCGTGGCGCCCGGTGAAGCCTACTACCTGCCGTTTGCCCATCGCCGCGACGACGGCAGTGGCAATCTGGCGCTGCTGGCTGGCGATACGGGCACGGGTATCGTGGGCCGTCGCATCAATGCGGGTGCGCCCGAACCGGTGAACCTGCCCCCGTTCGACAGTGATGCGTGCGCCCCGTTACGCGCGATGCTGGAAGATCCGAGCGTCACGAAGATCGCGCAGAACGCGAAGTACGATCTGCTCGTCCTGCGCAGTTCCGGCGTGCGGGTGGCGGGTGTCGGCTTCGATACCATGCTCGCCAGCTACGTCCTCGATCCGGGACGTCGCTCTCATGGCCTCGACTTGCTGGCACTCGAGCAGCTCGGTCACACCATGACGGCGTACGACACGTTGGTGGGCAAAGGCAAGACGCAGCTACCGTTCGATGTGGCGCCGGTGGACACGGCTCGTGATTACTCGTGCGAAGACGTCGATATCACGATGCGTCTGCGCGCGAAGCTCGAGCCGATGCTGGCCGAGCATGCGCTGTTGTCGCTGTTTCAGGAGATCGAGGTGCCGCTGGTCTCGGTACTGGCCGAGATGGAGTGGGAAGGCATTGCCATCGACCTCGATTGGTTCGCGTCGCTCAAGGCGCGTTTTGCCGCGGAACGTGGACGCGTGGAGCAGGCGATCTACGCCGAGGCGGGCGAGGAGTTCAACATCAACTCCAACCCGAAGTTGCGCGCGATCCTGTTCGAGAAGTTGGGATTGCCGGTGAAGAAGAAGACGGCCACGGGTCCGAGTACCGATGCCAGCGTGCTGCAGGAGTTGGCCGAAGAAGGCCATGTGCTGCCGACGCTGCTCATGGAGTATCGCGAGATCTTCAAGCTCGAAGGCACGTACATCGATGCATTGCCGCGTCTCGTGCATCCGCGTGACCGTCGCCTGCATACGTCGTACAGTCAGACCGTGTCGGCCACCGGGCGGTTGTCGAGTCACGATCCGAACCTGCAGAACATCCCCATTCGCCGTGAGCTGGGGCGCGATATCCGCCGGGGTTTTGTGCCGCGCGAAGGATGGCGTTTGCTCAGCGCCGACTATTCGCAAATCGAGTTGCGTGTGCTCGCCCACCTCTCGGCCGACCCGGCCTTCGTGAGCGCGTTCAAGGCGGGTGGCGATATTCACCGGCAAACCGCGGCGATCATCTTCGGCGTACCACTCGAAGATGTCACGAGCGAGATGCGCGCACGGGCCAAGACGATCAACTTCGCGACCATCTATGGACAGGGCGCGCACGCGTTGTCACGGCAACTGCGCATCACGAACGCCGAAGCCAAGGCCTTCATCGAGACGTATTTCGAGCGCTTCGCGGGCGTGCGGGGCTTCCTCGATCAGTGTGTGGTGGATGCACGCGCCAGGGGATATGTGGAGACGTTGTTCAAGCGTCGTCGCTATATCCCCGAACTCAAGGAGCGCAACTTCAACATCCGCGCCTTCGGTGAGCGAGTGGCGCAGAACGCGCCCATTCAGGGTTCGGCGGCCGATCTGATCAAGATCGCCATGATCAACGTGCGCAACGCCATCGACGCCGAAGGCCTGGCGTCACGCATGCTGCTCCAGGTGCACGACGAACTGGTGTTCGAGCTGCCGGTGGAAGAAGCCGACACGCTGTCGGCTTTGGTGAAGCGCGAGATGGAGGGGGCGGCCGTACTGAACGTCCCCTTGCTGGTGGAAATGGGATTGGGCACCGACTGGGTATCGGCGAAGGCCTGA
- a CDS encoding type IV pilin protein: MASRRASKGFTLIELLIVVVIIGILAAIAIPKFQDTKSKAYATSIKSDLKNLTSMQESYFYHNETYANTAVSTGFESSKGVNIVIAESNGSGWSASATHPSSIPLTCAVYYGAAAPLAPATREGVIECQ; this comes from the coding sequence ATGGCATCCCGTCGCGCGTCCAAGGGCTTCACGCTCATCGAATTGCTGATCGTCGTCGTGATCATCGGCATCCTGGCCGCGATCGCGATCCCGAAGTTTCAGGACACGAAGTCGAAGGCGTATGCCACGTCGATCAAGAGTGATCTGAAGAACCTGACGTCGATGCAGGAGTCGTACTTTTATCACAACGAGACCTATGCCAACACCGCGGTCTCGACGGGCTTCGAGAGTTCGAAGGGTGTGAATATCGTGATTGCGGAATCGAACGGCAGCGGATGGTCTGCCTCTGCAACCCATCCGTCGTCGATCCCACTCACCTGCGCGGTATATTACGGAGCGGCCGCGCCCCTCGCGCCGGCCACGCGGGAAGGGGTGATCGAGTGCCAGTAA
- a CDS encoding lysophospholipid acyltransferase family protein, whose product MNEPRESPSLLYTVLKPVAGVALRWYYRSITVMGIERVPREGPVFLAVNHPNALVDALVVGWSMPRRVRFTAKATIFANPLAARFFTAVGVVPLRRASDEKTGHGADAPVDPTRNAAAFDAVAAALSEQAAIVVFPEGKSHDDPHLAPLRTGLARMALHAAEVHGVRGIRIVPVGLLFERKEAPRSRVLLQVGEPLDVDALRASQVGVSTLTEIVTQRLESVTLNFDSPEDAERLQMVGKTVAALLEPLSPLGDSAVPLRQTLAVVRRLDRAADALRDRQDPVLEARASAFEARVRAFRARLDTLQIDVQDLAINAGAKAGVRFAVREMMLAALLVPVGVWGRLTHVVPVQLARRLALRAGQSLDEPAMRTLVMGLVLVLLAYAVQTAIVAMVFGGWWALLFLLTLVPSASSDLRYGDRLRRARWRARAYRLFRRDPALQQTLRAEGDAIRHDAGLLEQAVSGA is encoded by the coding sequence ATGAACGAGCCACGCGAGTCACCCTCGCTGCTGTACACGGTGCTCAAGCCCGTCGCCGGTGTGGCACTGCGTTGGTACTACCGCAGCATCACGGTGATGGGCATCGAGCGCGTGCCACGCGAAGGGCCCGTGTTTCTCGCGGTGAATCACCCCAATGCGCTGGTGGATGCTCTGGTCGTAGGATGGTCCATGCCGCGTCGTGTGCGCTTCACGGCCAAGGCCACCATTTTCGCCAATCCGCTGGCCGCGCGTTTTTTCACTGCGGTCGGTGTGGTGCCGCTCCGCCGCGCCTCAGATGAAAAGACCGGTCACGGCGCCGATGCGCCCGTCGATCCCACCCGCAACGCGGCCGCGTTTGATGCGGTGGCCGCCGCGCTCTCGGAGCAGGCTGCCATCGTGGTCTTTCCCGAGGGCAAGAGTCACGACGATCCCCATCTGGCACCGCTGCGCACCGGACTGGCGCGCATGGCGCTGCACGCGGCCGAGGTCCATGGGGTGCGTGGCATCCGTATCGTGCCGGTGGGGCTGTTGTTCGAGCGCAAGGAAGCCCCGCGTTCGCGCGTGTTGCTGCAGGTGGGTGAACCGCTCGATGTCGATGCACTGCGTGCGTCGCAGGTGGGCGTCAGTACGCTCACCGAGATCGTGACCCAGCGACTCGAATCCGTCACGCTCAACTTCGATTCTCCCGAAGACGCAGAACGTCTGCAGATGGTAGGCAAGACCGTGGCCGCCTTGCTCGAGCCGCTTTCACCACTGGGCGACAGTGCGGTGCCACTGCGTCAGACGCTCGCGGTGGTGCGTCGACTCGATCGCGCGGCGGATGCGCTGCGTGACCGACAGGATCCGGTGCTGGAAGCTCGCGCCTCGGCGTTCGAGGCCCGCGTGCGCGCATTCCGGGCTCGCCTCGATACGCTGCAGATCGACGTGCAGGATCTGGCGATCAACGCCGGTGCCAAGGCCGGTGTGCGGTTTGCGGTGCGGGAAATGATGCTGGCCGCGCTGCTCGTTCCGGTTGGGGTCTGGGGTCGCCTCACACACGTCGTACCGGTGCAACTTGCCAGGCGCCTGGCGCTGCGTGCCGGACAGTCGCTGGACGAACCGGCCATGCGCACGCTGGTGATGGGGCTTGTGCTGGTGCTGCTGGCCTATGCCGTACAAACCGCCATCGTGGCGATGGTGTTTGGCGGCTGGTGGGCCCTGCTCTTCCTGCTCACACTGGTGCCTTCCGCGAGCAGCGACCTGCGATACGGGGATCGTTTGCGACGGGCGCGGTGGCGTGCCCGGGCCTATCGCCTGTTCCGCCGCGATCCGGCGCTGCAGCAGACGCTGCGCGCAGAAGGTGATGCCATTCGCCACGACGCCGGCCTGCTCGAACAGGCCGTCAGCGGCGCCTGA
- a CDS encoding MFS transporter, with the protein MAAAASPAPSSPRGVLNALGLHRPELRAWAMYDWAVSAMQTVIMTAVFPIYFISVAGDGRPPEEATQALANANTIAAILIAVLGPILGAIADYKAAKKPFLAVFMLIGVFSTLGMYFIMHGDLLLASTLFILAMAGATGSMTFYESLLPHIADEREIDRVSTAAYAMGYVGGGVLLAINLAWITNPGLIGLPSGEGLTRAQATLPVRLAFVSVGIWWLLFSIPVFRRVPEPRRALEADEGSTANPFVVAFTRLGETLRELRHYRQAFLTMLAFTIYNDGIQTIIKMATAYGTEIGIERSDLITAILIVQFVGIPFAFAFGTLAGKLGAKLSIMLGLLVYTGICIFAYGISTAREFYILAILVGMVQGGTQALSRSLFASMVPKHKSGEFFGFYSVFEKFGGILGPLMFSIAIGQTGSSRGAILWVIGFFVVGGALLMLVNTKEGEAMAREANARTHSA; encoded by the coding sequence ATGGCTGCAGCAGCTTCTCCCGCTCCATCGTCGCCCCGCGGCGTGTTGAACGCGCTCGGGCTCCATCGCCCGGAGCTGCGAGCCTGGGCGATGTACGACTGGGCCGTGTCGGCCATGCAGACGGTGATCATGACCGCCGTCTTCCCGATCTATTTCATCTCGGTGGCCGGCGATGGCCGCCCGCCCGAAGAAGCCACGCAGGCGCTGGCCAACGCCAATACGATCGCCGCGATCCTGATCGCAGTGCTGGGCCCGATTCTCGGGGCCATCGCCGACTACAAGGCGGCCAAGAAGCCCTTTCTCGCCGTGTTCATGCTGATCGGCGTGTTCAGCACACTGGGCATGTACTTCATCATGCACGGCGATCTGCTGCTCGCGTCCACTCTGTTCATTCTGGCGATGGCGGGCGCCACGGGCAGCATGACGTTCTACGAGTCGTTGCTGCCGCACATCGCCGACGAACGGGAAATCGATCGGGTGTCGACGGCGGCGTACGCGATGGGCTACGTGGGCGGGGGTGTGCTGCTCGCGATCAATCTGGCGTGGATCACCAATCCGGGTCTCATCGGATTGCCCAGCGGTGAAGGGCTCACGCGGGCGCAGGCCACGCTGCCGGTCCGTCTGGCTTTTGTGTCGGTGGGCATCTGGTGGCTGCTGTTCAGCATTCCCGTGTTCCGGCGTGTCCCGGAACCCCGACGGGCACTCGAAGCAGACGAAGGCAGTACCGCCAATCCCTTTGTCGTGGCGTTCACGCGACTCGGCGAAACACTGCGTGAATTGCGGCACTATCGGCAGGCGTTTCTCACCATGTTGGCTTTCACCATCTACAACGATGGCATTCAGACCATCATCAAGATGGCCACGGCGTACGGCACGGAGATCGGCATTGAACGGTCCGATCTGATCACCGCCATTCTGATCGTGCAGTTCGTGGGGATCCCATTTGCGTTTGCCTTTGGCACGCTGGCCGGCAAGTTGGGCGCCAAGCTGTCCATCATGCTGGGCCTGCTGGTGTACACGGGCATCTGCATCTTTGCGTACGGCATCAGCACGGCACGGGAGTTCTACATCCTGGCCATTCTGGTGGGCATGGTGCAGGGCGGCACACAGGCCCTCAGCCGCTCCCTGTTCGCGAGCATGGTACCGAAGCACAAGAGCGGCGAGTTCTTTGGTTTCTACTCCGTCTTCGAAAAGTTCGGTGGCATTCTGGGGCCGCTCATGTTCAGCATTGCCATCGGTCAGACGGGCAGCAGCCGAGGGGCCATTCTGTGGGTGATCGGCTTCTTCGTGGTGGGCGGCGCGCTGCTGATGCTGGTGAATACGAAGGAGGGCGAAGCGATGGCCCGTGAAGCCAACGCCCGCACCCACTCGGCGTGA
- a CDS encoding Tex family protein, protein MTVPAASTTDATLVARVATELSLNPQQVQRTLTLFAEGATLPFIARYRKEITGGLDEVQLRDVRERAEYLTELEDRRAAILKSIDEQGKLDDVLKAGILAADTKQALEDLYLPYKPKRRTRAMIARERGLAPLAESLWDGSLTDATAAAKAAEFVLPEVDGKPSEVPTADAALQGARDIISEQVAEDAVVRGWVREVTRAKGVVKSTVLAEKKSDESKFKDYFEFSESLGTIPSHRMLAIRRGETEGELLWRVEAPVDEINARLAGEVIGSRKATQQLTLVAADAYKRLLAPAIEVELRVELKTRADDEAITIFGRNLEQLLLASPAGEKRVIGLDPGFRTGVKVAVVSATGALVHTDTLYLHQEDRFAGAVRAMIERFKPELIAIGNGTASRETETLTKAALREMDAPRPQVVVVNEAGASVYSASDLARAEFPELDVSLRGAVSIARRLQDPLAELVKIDPKSIGVGQYQHDVNQSRLKQRLDDTVESAVNRVGVEVNTASAALLGYVAGIGPSLAQAIVTLRDSKGGFKSRGDLKDVPRLGAKAFEQSAGFLRVRGGAHPLDSSAVHPERYALVERMAKDLSVNVTEFLGTDTLVDRIELTKYVSDDVGMPTLRDIVAELKKPGRDPRAAFEPPAFREDIQKPSDLLPGMVLEGVVTNIVAFGAFVDIGVHQDGLVHVSQLSDRYIKDANDVVKVGQKVKVTVQNVDLPRNRIALSMRSDGGTSGARAGAAGEGGTRRDVQDNNRNTRDGGRDGGRPANRGSTRPAAPAAKPFVPTKGSVAPNGIRFK, encoded by the coding sequence ATGACAGTCCCCGCCGCATCGACCACCGACGCCACGCTTGTCGCGCGCGTCGCCACAGAACTCTCGCTGAATCCGCAACAGGTTCAGCGCACCCTCACGCTCTTTGCCGAGGGCGCCACACTCCCCTTCATCGCCCGATACCGCAAGGAAATCACGGGCGGTCTCGACGAAGTGCAGCTCCGCGATGTGCGTGAGCGCGCCGAGTATCTCACCGAGCTCGAGGACCGCCGCGCGGCCATCCTCAAGAGCATCGACGAACAGGGGAAGCTGGACGACGTGCTCAAGGCCGGCATTCTGGCCGCCGACACCAAGCAGGCGCTCGAAGATCTGTATCTCCCCTACAAGCCCAAGCGGCGCACGCGGGCCATGATCGCGCGCGAGCGTGGTCTGGCGCCCTTGGCCGAATCGTTGTGGGATGGTTCGCTCACCGACGCGACCGCTGCTGCCAAGGCTGCAGAGTTCGTGCTCCCCGAAGTGGATGGCAAGCCGTCGGAAGTGCCCACCGCCGATGCCGCGTTGCAAGGCGCGCGCGACATCATTTCCGAGCAGGTGGCGGAAGACGCGGTGGTGCGTGGCTGGGTGCGTGAAGTCACGCGCGCCAAGGGTGTGGTGAAGAGCACGGTGCTGGCGGAGAAGAAGAGCGACGAATCCAAGTTCAAGGACTACTTCGAGTTTTCCGAGTCGCTGGGCACCATTCCCAGTCATCGCATGCTGGCCATTCGCCGCGGTGAAACCGAAGGCGAGTTGTTGTGGCGTGTGGAAGCGCCGGTGGACGAGATCAATGCGCGTCTGGCCGGCGAGGTGATCGGCAGCCGCAAGGCCACGCAGCAGCTCACTCTCGTGGCTGCCGATGCGTACAAGCGCCTGCTCGCGCCGGCCATCGAAGTGGAATTGCGTGTGGAGCTCAAGACCCGCGCCGATGACGAAGCGATCACCATTTTCGGTCGCAATCTGGAGCAGTTGTTGTTGGCATCACCGGCCGGCGAGAAGCGGGTGATTGGTCTCGATCCGGGCTTCCGCACGGGTGTGAAGGTGGCGGTCGTGAGTGCCACCGGTGCGCTGGTGCACACCGACACGCTGTACCTGCACCAGGAAGATCGGTTTGCCGGCGCGGTGCGGGCGATGATCGAACGCTTCAAGCCCGAGCTCATTGCCATTGGCAATGGCACGGCGAGCCGCGAAACGGAGACGCTCACCAAGGCGGCGCTGCGCGAGATGGATGCACCACGTCCGCAGGTGGTGGTGGTGAATGAAGCCGGCGCCTCGGTGTATTCAGCCAGCGATCTGGCTCGTGCTGAATTCCCGGAGCTCGACGTGTCGTTGCGTGGTGCGGTGAGCATTGCGCGCCGCCTGCAGGATCCGCTGGCCGAGTTGGTGAAGATCGACCCCAAGAGCATCGGGGTGGGGCAGTACCAGCACGACGTGAATCAGTCGCGTCTCAAGCAGCGTCTCGATGACACGGTGGAAAGCGCCGTGAATCGTGTCGGGGTGGAAGTGAACACGGCGTCGGCGGCGTTGTTGGGTTATGTGGCCGGTATCGGGCCGTCGCTGGCGCAGGCCATCGTCACGCTGCGCGACAGCAAGGGCGGCTTCAAGTCACGCGGCGATCTCAAGGACGTTCCGCGCCTGGGCGCCAAGGCCTTTGAACAGTCGGCCGGCTTTCTTCGTGTGCGCGGTGGGGCCCATCCGCTCGACAGCAGCGCGGTGCACCCCGAGCGCTACGCCCTGGTGGAACGCATGGCGAAGGATCTCAGTGTGAACGTGACCGAATTCCTCGGCACCGATACGCTGGTCGATCGCATCGAACTGACGAAGTATGTGAGTGACGATGTGGGTATGCCCACCCTGCGCGATATCGTGGCCGAACTCAAGAAGCCCGGTCGTGACCCACGTGCCGCGTTTGAACCGCCCGCGTTCCGCGAAGACATCCAGAAGCCCAGCGATCTGCTGCCGGGCATGGTGCTGGAAGGCGTGGTCACCAACATCGTGGCGTTCGGGGCGTTCGTGGATATCGGCGTGCACCAGGACGGGCTCGTGCATGTGAGCCAGTTGTCCGATCGCTACATCAAGGACGCCAACGATGTCGTGAAGGTGGGCCAGAAGGTGAAGGTCACCGTGCAGAACGTCGACCTGCCGCGCAATCGCATTGCCCTCAGCATGCGCAGCGATGGCGGCACCAGCGGCGCACGAGCTGGCGCAGCAGGTGAAGGGGGCACGCGACGTGACGTGCAGGACAACAACCGCAACACGCGTGACGGCGGGCGCGATGGCGGACGTCCGGCCAATCGTGGCTCGACGCGTCCGGCGGCCCCGGCCGCCAAGCCGTTTGTGCCCACCAAGGGTTCGGTGGCGCCCAACGGGATTCGTTTCAAGTAG